In Papaver somniferum cultivar HN1 unplaced genomic scaffold, ASM357369v1 unplaced-scaffold_117, whole genome shotgun sequence, the DNA window CAAGTGTTTGGTGGGTAATACGATTTCATTTCCGTTCAAGTAGaattctcaaaaaagaaaaaaaaaagaatctcgAAAATTTACCCACATCCATGAGTTCAAtgtaaaataaaacctaatttcaaaattttaatcaactaattaactaactaaattaattatcctaatcacatttattagtgttaattaatcaagGGTAGATTGACCATTTTGTAAATATGTGGTTAAGGGGCTTTgttttttacttcaaaatgaccttattttgtctcatttggtataccccaatttATTTAGATATACTCCAATCAAGCCAGGTTTGGAAAACCCCTAAAAATATTTATTAAATtacctcattcaaattgaggtttGGATTGTTACATGACAAAAGTGTTAGATAAACATAcccttttattccattattttacATTGCACAATGATACAACCAATCTACAATGTTAATTCTTTGATCTACATGAAACCAAGAAAAACGGAAAAGACTAGTCTGATTAATAGTATTTTCATTAATCTACAACCATTTAGAGGCTTCTTCTTCAGTAAGATGAAATCCGTTGTAGAAGTAGTTTCCGCTAATCATTGCAATCATGATCCATTCTGATAGCCATTTATCTTCTTTATATAAATCCTGATCATCTTCATGTCGGAATTGATCGTCTTCCAAAGATATGCTTGAGTCTCTCATTGGATTTCAATACAAGAGCACAAAGGCTATATAATAAAACGCACTAATGGCGAATAGAATTGAAATTATTACAAGGCATAGAATAGCCATTGTATACAGAAGAACAGAAACataataaaaaaattctaaaacctaaaacctaaatcaTAAAGTGACTTTTATTGAAAGCAGAAAAAGTTTATTATACAATTACAAACCCAAATTTACTAGAAAAAATCTAACCCAAATTTACTAGAAAAAAATCTGATATATCAAATTCAATCCAAGTAAATCtaggtttgaagaagaagattgattaGACAGAAAAAAAGTAGGTTTGGAtagttttttggaaaaaatatGCGGAAGATTTAGGAGAGAGGATCTCAAATTTAGGTTCCTCAGATAAGAGGAAAATGAAATGGACCTTAATTCGAACTATCCAGGTATTAAGCATTGGTAGAATTGACTAAAAAGCCCAAAGATTTCTCAGACAtatctaaattgggaaaatttagggaaaaaaataattatattcctattgaaattattaaaaatgtctgcatgacggattatgcatccgcatgaagGGTTATGCATTAGGGCTATAATTAACAACGCAACttagatataacatatctaaatatccgcgccttggaatttttacaaattttatatcgttggaaatctttttaagagagctatgaGATgaatacaaacaacaatatcaattttttgtttttcacgaaaaaatcggaggtgatcatcgttttagggaaaattttcgaaaactgactatgTATTCATTACACAGCCTCcaaaaaaaagatgcataacacattatgcagacgcataacgaattatgcaaccattttctcgactgcataacaaagttatgcatctataacgagttatgtagccattgttttgattgattttagtgcgtacataaaaaattgatgcataattggttatgcaaccatatttaaggatgcatatcaggttatgcatccattttctcgatgcataaaagattatgcaacaattttctcgatgcaaaaTGTATTACGCAACCGTATTTTGGATGCTATGCATCCATATTCTCGACTGCATGATGCATTAtgtatcaattttcaatttcacacaaaataacaaagatgccgaataatgtgttatgcatccattttttcgactgcatgacatattatgcactcataacatcatcatcttcttctacgTTGTTCATCATCCCAGCTCaaataagctttattattattccatgtattttctaaatctcaaatcaaattttcttcctgttctacttgattgaaacaattacaaaccctatctccatctcagaacacatctcagatccatcttctcaatcataatacctaattaaaaaaaaaaccattcatacatctttcgaaaataacaaacaacaagatctcgattcatctcagaacatcacctcaaaccctaactttcgatTTCACTCATCTATTGTTTCCAATCTTCATGTGATTATACTGTCTATCAATATTATTGATCGAAAGTAACagttgggaggaagaaaagaaaaataattgaagaagaaattcccgtgaagaagaagaagaaaagatacgaagaaaccaaattttataaattgtgagtttgggagaaattttctcTCGAAAATTGGGTGCGCACGTAAACTTTTCCACCCGCGAATTTCACGGTGTAGAAAATCTGTAGAATGGGTATCCTTGTAGTTTTCACATCGAAATTTTCTTGATGTCCTCATGATTTTGCTTCAAGACGTTCCCTTACGAATGTTGCTGCTTTATTTGAGTCGGAGTTTAGGTAGTGTAGAAGAATAAAATGTAGCAActcaaaatgaaaaattaaaactCGTATACTTGGAAACATGTCTCCCGAACTCGAATTGCCATGAATGAATCAAGCTCCACTCCCGAAGAATTCTTCCTTGGCGGAAGATTGTTAATAGACGTGAAGTTCTGTAAGTCTTACTGTATACATATAGTaaaacacacatatatatactAGTGGCTCGGTTTAGGTAATTGTCGGCGGCATACGTAAATATAGCCAAATCACCTTATGTAAGGCGGACATCGACATTGTTAGGCCAATAGGTTGACCTTAGTCCAGACTATCGACCACCACCACATCTTATTGGTATGTATTATAGGCCTTAATTAACCAGTCTTCACTAACCAATACTTTATGGTGTGACGATAACAAACATTTTAACAAGTTTATTTGCCCAATAAGAGTTGTTGTCCCTACTTGATTATATGTTTTGTTTAGTACAGATAGAACTTGATAAGTTGATAACGATGTAGAACGGTTTCAAACAATTTAACTGTCCTCCGCGGAAAAAGTAAATGGGAGGAACAAGTCCCTTAAATGAAAGGGTCGTTGGTGAACTCGTCATCATTTTACAAGGGTCGTTCTGTGGCCTCTGACTACAGTTTGCATTTGTTTTATCGTTTTCTAAATACGCcctttcatttaaaaaaaaataataatttttcatcctttattgaagtttccatgGTATACGAGCGAGTTTGAAAGGAGAAACTCTTGGGACATATTTGACAAAATCTCCACACAATTTAAGACTCTTGTCCACTTAGTTTCTTAGTTCCATGCAGAGAGCTGAAGATGGACCTGCCTGACAGCCTGAAAGTATTTGGGATTTGCTCGTTTTATCCTTGCAGACTCGCACATGAAAATGGCGCTGAGTTCAAACCTCTAGGTACACTGGCTTTAGACATCTATTAGATCAATTTGCCTGAGAATGATTATTTCCATGCAAATTTTTTCATGCATCTGCTGGCTCGCTTATGTTAGACTGGATAATTTTGTGGATTTCGTTGAAcatccaaatttttttttcactGCCATTGCATCTACGGTGTAATACATGATCAGACAACTTgacccaaaaaacaaaaaaaaaatcttcttgatAGTGATCTTACTCCAACCCTACACCACTTGGCTTAGTCCAATTTATTCTATCAGGAATTGTGTGAAAGGACGATAGTCCGACATCACTAGTTCCGCacaatgaacttaaaatataatatggaaggaccGTTCCATTTATTGCCAATTAATTTTGAATTGAATGCCTGCAGACTTTAACATGATATCAGAACTGGCCCCGTACGCGAGGTGGAGGTTGAATTAGTGGCCACCGTGACCGAGTGACTGGTCACATGTGCACCCGTAACCGAATGGTTGGTCACTCGTATGACCTGTACGTGGTGTGGACCGTGACCAAATGTCACTTGCACCCACACGTGTTAGGCCGAATGACTGGCTTTAAATGTGAGGAagggtgtgaaaggacaatagtctcACATCACTAATTTTCGCATAatagggccgctccactcattgaGCTGGATGCCGGCAAACTTTAATAAATTGGCAAAGATCAATTCAATTCAACAAATTGGCAGTGATTaaggctgaacatggtttcggttttccgctggaaccggaccaaaccagaccaattaggaagaaaccaaaccgaaccatttactaatggattggttacggtgtagaaagtgggaaaccgatagtgttggttttgttttggtttgacctctaaaaccgaaccaaaaaccattggaaaaccgattaatttttaagcttaatttctaccgtcgatttacaagtattagattctacccattgatttagaggataaatagaaaccctaaatctaatatttcattatgatactctccctctttctcgttctccttctctcagtcgcctcccttctccacccccaactacagctgctgctactcgacttttttcttcccgtcttccttctttttcatttgtcaataactaaattaagatatattatatatcttttttTGATCTCTTGAATTAGAGTaaactttaactattcttgatatttttttatttatttttttgtctgtaaatttgtgtaaaccaatactatcggcaactacgatttttttatctgtaaatttgtgtaattttttttttttggtttgacataattattggttaaccaaaaaccactaggacaaaccgaaaccaactggaaccatttggaaaccaatagtttagtattggtttcggttttgatttggctagaaaccgaaccaaaaccgaccatgaacagccctagcaGTGATTATCTACTCCAACCCAACACCACTTGATTTTTAGAAAGAGCTAAAAATTTGTGCAATAATGTATTATTTTTTGGTAATAATACTAAGGTCAATTCAACGAAAAATCGGATACCCTACGTAGTCAACGGTTGTAACTAAAAAACAACGAATATCCCGGAATTTCATTACACAAGAATATTGCAACTTGCAGCTTTATAATTGTTTATGCAACGGTGATGTTCCGTTGTGGTTGCCCACAATCATTTCAAGAAACATAACCACTTCATAAATAAATGCATATGCCATTGGCAATGAAAAAGTCAAACTTGAAGTACCACCAAAATTCAAACATAATGAAAATGTTATATAAGCTCCCTATCTAACTCATCTGCTTCACAAGATTAGTAACATGAATTCACAacttcttaatcttcttcttcttttagtctTTGCACATTTCTCATGTTTTCCTCTACTTATGCCCGTATCTGCAAAAGGTAATCATTCTTTATCTCATGTAGATAACAAAAGGCTAGTATCGTTACAAAATCATTCTTATGTTGCTCAGTGATTTTTGATATTTTATTGTTGCAATTGCAGTTTTTTTTAGCATTGATTGTGGTTCTTCATCATTGAAACCTCGTACTGACAACAATTCGATCGTATGGGTCGGGGACGGTCCTTTCATACAAACTGGAGAAGTTCATAAGGTCAATATACCAGCACAAATACCTGATTTCGATTCTAATGCTTTGAACACTCTTAGAGCATTCCCAACCCGGAAGAAGAATTGTTATTCAATAGATTTGGATACAAAAACCGAAAACAGTACTCGAGTTCTTGTTCGTGCTAATTTCTATTACGGAAACTATGATAACAAATCAAGCCCACCTACTTTCAATCTTCAATTCAATGGGAACACTTGGGaacaaataacaacaacaaatgaCTCAGTCCTATATACAGAGGTGGTATTTTCATTGAACAACACTAACAATATTAACGTATGTCTTGCTCAAACTCACCTGAATAACATTCCCTTTATATCTGCTCTCGAAGTAAGAAGTTTGAGTTCAGATATTTATGGTTATATCCCTTCAGAATTTCCATTGCTTTTCCAGTTAAGACTTGCTTTTGGTACCAACAAAACTGTCAGGTAGGTAGGTACCTACGTCATATCTATTCAAATTGCAAGGGCCACCATAAATTACTAATAGACTAGATAAGAATGTTCAGTACCTTGGTTTTATGATGTAGGTACCCTGAAGATAGTTTCGATCGGATTTGGAGCTCAATTGGACCACTAAGTAACCCTAGTCCATTGAGGAGGATTACAAGCGACTCGCCATCCATAAACGTCAGCAGTACTATAGATAAACCTCCGGAAGCAGTACTAAGAACAGCATTATTGCTTTTCAATTCATCCGAAGACATAGCTTATAGTGCCACTACGAATGTTACCGGTCCTTTGTTTTTCAATGCGTATTTTTCGGAACCGATTAAACTAAGTTCTGCCCAGAAACGATCATTTAAATTAGTTGTCAACGCTAATCAAGATAATAGTTTGTTTTTCCCTGAGAACCCTCTGATTCCACCTTACGGAGGCGCATTGGAGGTCCACATTGCCAACGTGTCTACCTTCAACTCTTTTTTTTCACTTGCGTTTCTCCGGACAAATGATTCAACTCTTCCTTCGCTAATCAATGCTCTTGAAGGGTACACTGTCGGTGATAAATTGGCTCAAGGAACCAATTCAAATGATGGTAAATCTCTCCCAAAATTTTATTCAAATCTTTGATTAAAAAATATTATGTGATCAAGTTCCCTAATTAgttttattcatttatttattaGTGAAAGCATTGGGTTTATTGAAAAAGAGTTTCACTCAGCTTCAAGATTGGAATGGTGATCCTTGTTTACCATCACCATACACTTGGGATTGGGTCGCTTGTAGTGATGATACGGACTCTCCTCGAATTATAGCACTGTAAGTTTCTTCCTTGTAATTAATAATCTTGTTTCTTGAAAGGTGAAACCCACAGATAAACAACCTTATGATGGTTGCTTTACAGGAATCTCAGTGACTTTGGATTAACAGGCACTTTACCAGACTTCAGTGGCATGGATGCTCTCAAAACCATGTGAGTCATGAAAATATATACAATACGAAGATAAATTAATTTCTTGACGTTGATATAAACTTTctgaatattttttatttgtatatatatttggcAGAATTCTCCGCAACAATAGTTTGACGGAAGGTATTCCTGAATTTCTTGGCACACTTCCAGAACTCACAGTAGTGTAAGTTCAAAATTTTCTTCCAACTTTCTTTGTATACAGAATAAACCACGGTAAATGTCAATTCTTCTAACCATGAGTTGGATTATTGTAGAGATCTGGCGGATAACAACTTCTTGGGAACGGTACCTTCGTCAATATCAAATAACGTCAATTTGAAGTTCACGTAAGTTCCACTTTGTTTTTTGGTTCAATTTGATgcattttatttatcttttaaattttaatttagtatgtatgtatatttttttttctcttttttgtagTGCAACTGGTAATCCAAACGTGTCGTGCACGCCCACATCGATATGCAATACTGACCCCGCATCAAAAATTCCTCCCCCAAGCACTAATACTAATGCTGAACCAAAAATTCCTTCCCCAGCTGACAAAGGCAAAAGTTCTAAAACATTAGCACAACCAATAATAAtacttttgattatgttttctgGTTTATTATTGTAAGTTGATTCCCGTCACAATGATGCAGTGGCGTGAACCTCATTGTGTATGTTGTTAAGCTTTCTATATTGCTGT includes these proteins:
- the LOC113329435 gene encoding putative leucine-rich repeat receptor-like protein kinase At2g19210 is translated as MNSQLLNLLLLLVFAHFSCFPLLMPVSAKVFFSIDCGSSSLKPRTDNNSIVWVGDGPFIQTGEVHKVNIPAQIPDFDSNALNTLRAFPTRKKNCYSIDLDTKTENSTRVLVRANFYYGNYDNKSSPPTFNLQFNGNTWEQITTTNDSVLYTEVVFSLNNTNNINVCLAQTHLNNIPFISALEVRSLSSDIYGYIPSEFPLLFQLRLAFGTNKTVRYPEDSFDRIWSSIGPLSNPSPLRRITSDSPSINVSSTIDKPPEAVLRTALLLFNSSEDIAYSATTNVTGPLFFNAYFSEPIKLSSAQKRSFKLVVNANQDNSLFFPENPLIPPYGGALEVHIANVSTFNSFFSLAFLRTNDSTLPSLINALEGYTVGDKLAQGTNSNDVKALGLLKKSFTQLQDWNGDPCLPSPYTWDWVACSDDTDSPRIIALNLSDFGLTGTLPDFSGMDALKTIILRNNSLTEGIPEFLGTLPELTVVDLADNNFLGTVPSSISNNVNLKFTATGNPNVSCTPTSICNTDPASKIPPPSTNTNAEPKIPSPADKGKSSKTLAQPIIILLIMFSGLLL